AGTTTCTTATTGTCGCCATTACCTTTGTCGGCCTGGGCTACATCACCCGCAAGGGGCGCCATATCAGAATGTCTGCCATCTATGACGTCATGCCGCCGCTGGCGCGCAAGGCAACCATGATTGTCATCGCCTTATGTAGCGCCATCATCATGTTTTTGCTGGCCTGGTACGCTTACGGCTATATCGATCGCCTGGCCGCCCGAGGCCGGGTCACGCCGGCCCTGCAGATACCCCTGTATCTCACCTATATCTGGGTTGTCGCCGGACTCGTCTTGGCCGGGCTGCAGTATGTGCTGACCATCATCAAAAACCTGAGCCACAACAGCCAGGTCTACCTGTCGCTGACCGTAATCGACGAATACCAGGATCCGGAGCTGGAACAATTGCAGCAACAACTCAAGTCCCCCACCCGCCCGGGCCACTTTGAGAAGGAGCTCCAATCATGACGTTAATGATGCTGAGTATAATGCTGCTGCTGTTGCTGACCGGGTTTCCCATGATGATGCCGCTGCTGGTAGCGGCGGTGATGGCGTTACTGATCTACCTGCCGGATCTGACCCCCCACGTACTGGTTCAGCAGATGATCGGCGGGGTCAAGCCAGGGGCACTTATCGCCGTGCCCCTGTTCATCCTCGCCGCCGACATCATTACCCGAGGGCATTCGGCCGACCGCCTGGTGGATGTGGTGATGCGTTTTATGGGCCATCTTCGTGGTGGCATGGCCATTTCC
The nucleotide sequence above comes from Oceanimonas doudoroffii. Encoded proteins:
- a CDS encoding TRAP transporter small permease, with the translated sequence MSRIITLLKSLDRLTEKAEALILAGAILIMAVNTIANVFGRYVFSQSLYFTEELNEFLIVAITFVGLGYITRKGRHIRMSAIYDVMPPLARKATMIVIALCSAIIMFLLAWYAYGYIDRLAARGRVTPALQIPLYLTYIWVVAGLVLAGLQYVLTIIKNLSHNSQVYLSLTVIDEYQDPELEQLQQQLKSPTRPGHFEKELQS